In one window of bacterium DNA:
- a CDS encoding ATP-binding cassette domain-containing protein encodes MENIISLKNVRVRLNSSDVLKGLNLDVKQGESLVIVGSSGCGKTVLLKTILGLIPVIEGDIYLFGEKLNGATKSKIMDLRRRVGMVFQSSALFDSLTVWENVGFYYLNHTDMKEQDVRTLAVDILKEVEMDDFSDFLPEQLSGGMKKRVSIARALISKPEIVFYDEPTTGLDPIMAESITKLIMDMHKKFKTTNITVTHDIKLAYLISDRIALINNGTIEEIGTFEELKYKSKNPLIRSFLVMEVNNEKR; translated from the coding sequence ATGGAAAATATTATAAGTTTAAAGAATGTAAGGGTAAGATTGAACAGTTCAGATGTTCTTAAAGGACTTAATCTTGATGTAAAACAGGGGGAGTCCCTCGTAATAGTAGGTAGTTCTGGATGTGGAAAGACAGTCCTCTTAAAAACCATACTCGGACTTATCCCTGTAATAGAAGGAGACATATACCTTTTCGGCGAAAAATTAAATGGAGCAACAAAAAGCAAAATAATGGATTTGAGAAGGAGGGTAGGTATGGTCTTTCAAAGTTCTGCTCTCTTTGATTCTCTTACAGTATGGGAAAATGTCGGATTTTATTATCTCAATCATACCGATATGAAAGAACAGGATGTACGGACACTTGCAGTAGATATTTTAAAAGAGGTAGAGATGGATGACTTCAGTGACTTTTTACCAGAGCAATTAAGCGGTGGGATGAAAAAAAGGGTATCTATTGCACGAGCACTTATCTCAAAACCAGAGATAGTTTTTTATGATGAGCCCACAACAGGGCTTGACCCTATCATGGCAGAAAGTATAACAAAACTTATAATGGATATGCATAAAAAGTTTAAGACAACAAATATAACAGTCACCCATGATATAAAACTTGCATATCTAATATCCGACAGGATTGCTCTGATTAATAACGGCACCATAGAGGAGATAGGGACATTTGAAGAGTTAAAATATAAAAGTAAGAATCCACTTATAAGGAGTTTTTTAGTTATGGAGGTTAATAATGAAAAGAGATAA
- the dnaB gene encoding replicative DNA helicase: MPKKNNQQIILNGKVPPQSIESERAALGCMLLSEAARMEAFEVLKEEFFYSEAHRKIFSAIRTLFEKNEKCDLITVTNQLTQQGVIDDIGGVEYLSEIVELVPTAANIDEYINIIRDKYLLRTIIENATSIISEAFSEPEEVDSFLDKVEATIFDIGEKKTRRTVFSLKELVKENIDLIEKIHGRQGFVTGIPTGFTDLDKLTTGFHPSEFIIIASRPSIGKTAFACNIALNLNAGTTRFPIIIFSLEMSNEQIVQRMLCCEAKIDQQKLRHGMLSDEDIGRLLQAGGHLEQTPIFIDDTPSLTTFELRARARRMKARENIQLIIVDYLQLMRGNKRAENRQQEISEISASLKALAKELNVPVVALSQLNRSPEQRGDKRPELSDLRESGSLEQDADLVLLLHRERDKENRTLSNLTEVIIAKQRNGPTATISLTFREGFTRFENYSPRE; the protein is encoded by the coding sequence ATGCCTAAAAAGAATAACCAGCAGATAATTCTCAACGGTAAAGTACCTCCTCAAAGTATTGAGTCAGAAAGGGCAGCACTGGGTTGTATGCTGCTCAGTGAAGCAGCGAGAATGGAAGCATTTGAGGTACTTAAAGAGGAGTTTTTTTATAGTGAAGCACACCGGAAGATATTTTCTGCAATCCGTACACTCTTTGAGAAGAATGAAAAATGCGACCTCATCACTGTAACAAACCAGTTAACACAACAGGGAGTTATTGACGACATTGGTGGAGTTGAGTATCTCAGTGAAATAGTTGAACTTGTTCCAACAGCAGCCAATATTGATGAATATATAAATATAATACGAGATAAATATCTATTGAGAACTATTATTGAGAATGCAACTTCTATTATATCTGAAGCATTCTCTGAACCAGAAGAAGTAGATTCTTTTCTTGATAAGGTAGAAGCAACGATATTTGATATCGGGGAGAAAAAAACAAGAAGGACTGTCTTTTCGCTTAAGGAACTGGTCAAGGAGAACATTGACCTTATAGAAAAAATACACGGAAGACAGGGATTTGTTACAGGTATTCCTACTGGATTTACAGACCTTGATAAGTTAACGACTGGCTTTCATCCTTCTGAATTTATCATCATTGCTTCAAGACCTTCTATAGGGAAGACCGCTTTTGCCTGTAATATAGCACTAAATCTTAATGCAGGTACCACAAGATTTCCCATAATTATTTTTAGTTTAGAGATGAGTAATGAACAGATTGTTCAGAGGATGTTATGTTGTGAAGCAAAGATTGACCAGCAAAAATTAAGACATGGGATGCTTTCTGATGAAGATATAGGAAGATTACTTCAGGCAGGAGGTCATTTAGAACAAACCCCTATATTTATAGATGACACCCCTTCTCTAACCACTTTTGAATTAAGAGCACGTGCGAGGCGGATGAAAGCAAGAGAGAATATTCAGTTAATCATAGTGGACTACCTACAACTTATGAGAGGTAATAAAAGAGCGGAGAACAGACAACAGGAAATAAGTGAAATATCTGCTTCACTGAAGGCACTTGCAAAGGAATTGAATGTACCTGTGGTTGCTTTATCTCAGCTAAATAGGTCACCGGAACAAAGAGGGGATAAACGACCTGAACTTTCAGACCTCAGAGAAAGTGGATCTCTTGAACAGGATGCAGACCTTGTTCTACTTCTACACAGAGAAAGAGATAAGGAAAATAGAACCCTATCAAACCTTACAGAGGTAATAATAGCAAAGCAGAGGAATGGTCCTACTGCTACAATTTCTTTGACCTTCAGGGAAGGATTTACCAGATTTGAGAATTACAGTCCGAGAGAATAA
- the rpsF gene encoding 30S ribosomal protein S6, which yields MERKYEGCFLLRANLEDDVREKEISFIEGQISSNGGEIVKKELWGKKYLAYPIKKETEAFYYIVYFKTSPGSISSISEGLRRRENIIRYLFLQRKRFPDMEKEQKGEYINARTNT from the coding sequence ATGGAAAGGAAATATGAAGGGTGTTTTCTTTTAAGGGCTAATTTAGAGGATGATGTAAGGGAGAAAGAAATATCTTTTATAGAAGGACAGATATCATCTAACGGAGGGGAGATAGTTAAAAAAGAACTCTGGGGCAAAAAATATCTTGCCTATCCTATCAAAAAGGAGACAGAGGCATTTTATTACATCGTATATTTTAAAACATCTCCAGGTTCCATTTCTTCAATATCAGAAGGGCTTAGAAGAAGAGAAAATATCATCCGTTATCTATTCCTTCAGAGGAAGAGATTCCCTGATATGGAAAAAGAACAAAAAGGGGAATATATAAATGCCAGGACCAACACTTAA
- the rplI gene encoding 50S ribosomal protein L9: MKVIFIKDLPDIGKKGEIKDVKPGYARNFLIPKGIAIEATPENISQLEKQEQQLVSKKNKALSRAKEIKKVLQEGSITIAAKAGQDEKLFGAITPEDIAESILKQKNIEIDKHHILLEQPIKKLGIYKVSVRTGENITAEVKVWVVREK; encoded by the coding sequence ATGAAAGTTATATTTATAAAAGACCTGCCTGATATAGGGAAGAAAGGTGAGATAAAAGATGTAAAGCCCGGATATGCAAGGAACTTCCTTATACCGAAAGGGATTGCCATAGAAGCAACTCCTGAAAATATCAGCCAGTTAGAAAAACAGGAACAACAACTTGTTTCAAAAAAGAATAAAGCACTTTCAAGAGCAAAAGAGATAAAAAAGGTGTTACAGGAAGGTTCAATAACAATTGCAGCAAAAGCAGGACAGGATGAGAAACTTTTCGGTGCTATCACCCCAGAAGATATAGCAGAATCTATTCTTAAGCAGAAAAATATTGAAATTGATAAACATCATATCTTGCTTGAACAACCCATTAAAAAATTAGGGATATACAAAGTATCTGTAAGAACAGGAGAGAATATAACTGCAGAAGTTAAAGTATGGGTTGTCAGAGAGAAGTAA
- a CDS encoding AEC family transporter, translated as MFLKLFIRILAIFGMIGVGVLARRLNMLAKETASQMSRITTNFFYPALIFSYLVNNFSLNGLAENWVLPLGTLIIMTTGYITGNIFSRIITFKDEKEKGQFLFQCTINNYSFLPLPIALMLYGNTGVAYLIFSTLGSELSVWTIGIFGLTGNKFRKDSIKKFLSVPVIAIILSVIAIVLRDMCNFLYACPLIIKEIGVSFFSAVDIFGKGAIPVAMFIAGSRMADLKSHHLITTIQGYIISLRLLIIPAISSIILYLLPFTQEAKNILFIVAVMPSAIASVVLSEVYNSDTEFAASSVFTTHLFSLITIPLWLTILLK; from the coding sequence ATGTTTCTAAAACTTTTTATACGGATACTGGCGATATTCGGAATGATAGGAGTAGGGGTTCTGGCAAGAAGATTAAATATGCTTGCAAAAGAGACAGCCAGTCAGATGTCACGTATTACTACAAACTTCTTCTATCCTGCACTTATCTTTTCATATCTGGTAAACAATTTTTCCCTTAATGGACTGGCCGAGAACTGGGTATTACCATTGGGAACACTTATAATAATGACAACAGGTTATATTACAGGGAATATATTTTCAAGGATTATTACTTTCAAAGACGAGAAGGAGAAAGGACAGTTTCTCTTCCAGTGTACCATAAACAATTATTCCTTTCTTCCTCTTCCTATAGCCCTTATGCTGTATGGAAATACAGGAGTCGCATACCTTATATTCTCCACACTCGGTTCAGAACTTTCTGTCTGGACAATAGGGATTTTTGGCCTTACAGGTAATAAGTTTCGTAAAGATAGCATAAAAAAATTTTTGAGTGTTCCCGTTATAGCAATTATTTTATCAGTAATAGCAATAGTATTAAGGGATATGTGTAATTTTCTTTATGCCTGTCCATTAATTATAAAAGAAATAGGAGTATCTTTCTTTTCTGCTGTTGATATTTTTGGTAAAGGAGCCATTCCTGTTGCTATGTTTATCGCAGGTAGTAGAATGGCAGACCTAAAATCCCATCATCTTATTACAACCATTCAAGGTTATATTATATCCCTCCGTCTTTTAATTATTCCTGCAATATCTTCTATTATACTTTATCTTTTACCTTTTACTCAGGAAGCAAAAAATATACTTTTTATTGTTGCTGTAATGCCTTCTGCTATAGCGAGTGTTGTATTGAGTGAGGTATACAACTCAGATACTGAGTTCGCTGCTTCTTCTGTTTTTACCACACACCTTTTCTCTCTTATCACAATTCCTCTGTGGCTGACGATTCTTCTAAAATAA
- the rpsR gene encoding 30S ribosomal protein S18, which yields MAVKKKSKVCQFCKTGTNEIDYKDTGTVRRYTSPRGKILPPKITGVCAKHQRALARAIKRARYVGLLPFVKV from the coding sequence ATGGCAGTGAAGAAAAAATCTAAGGTATGCCAGTTCTGCAAAACAGGGACTAATGAGATTGACTATAAAGATACAGGTACTGTCAGAAGATATACCAGCCCGAGAGGGAAAATTTTACCTCCCAAGATTACAGGAGTATGTGCTAAACATCAGAGGGCTCTTGCGAGAGCAATAAAAAGGGCACGTTATGTAGGACTTTTACCTTTTGTAAAAGTTTGA
- a CDS encoding 50S ribosome-binding GTPase, with translation MPVNLPPQYHQKEAELKTAKTLEEKISILEELLAIMPKHKSSEKLQALLRTKIAKYRKELEKKPQTAKKQTVPVIIKEGAGQIVLCGPPNSGKSTLLSVLTKAKPEIADYPFTTKIPTPGMMKYEDINIQLVDTPSLSSQLSENWLGDILRKADGLIFLFDLSSDSLIEDMDDSLKTLERFRIKEEGSFIFNKNIIWIGNKVDVPASKDIREIFKELYGEKIKNNFIEISAKEGTNIEILPELTFKLLNIIRVYTKIPGKPPDTENPYTLKNGSLVIELAELIHKDIAKNFKYARLWRKGEDKVIIAGRDFKLEDRDIIEVHI, from the coding sequence ATGCCTGTAAATCTACCCCCACAATACCATCAGAAAGAAGCAGAGTTGAAAACCGCTAAGACATTAGAGGAAAAGATCTCTATCCTTGAGGAACTTCTTGCCATAATGCCCAAGCATAAGTCATCAGAAAAACTTCAGGCACTCCTACGGACAAAAATAGCAAAATATAGGAAAGAACTTGAAAAAAAACCGCAGACAGCAAAAAAACAGACAGTACCTGTTATTATAAAAGAAGGAGCAGGACAGATTGTTCTCTGTGGACCACCAAATTCAGGTAAATCCACACTTCTTTCAGTATTAACAAAAGCAAAACCAGAGATAGCGGACTATCCTTTTACTACTAAAATACCTACCCCCGGGATGATGAAGTATGAGGATATAAATATACAACTGGTAGACACACCATCCCTTTCCTCACAACTTTCAGAGAACTGGCTCGGAGACATCTTAAGAAAAGCGGATGGACTTATATTCCTTTTTGACCTTTCCTCTGACTCTCTGATTGAAGATATGGATGACTCTTTGAAGACACTTGAAAGGTTTCGTATCAAAGAGGAAGGTAGTTTCATTTTTAACAAGAATATTATATGGATAGGTAATAAGGTAGATGTCCCAGCATCTAAAGATATAAGAGAGATATTCAAAGAACTTTATGGAGAAAAAATAAAGAACAACTTTATTGAAATATCTGCAAAGGAAGGTACAAATATTGAGATATTACCAGAACTGACTTTCAAACTTTTAAATATCATACGGGTATATACAAAAATACCTGGAAAACCACCAGATACAGAAAATCCTTATACTTTGAAAAATGGCTCACTTGTAATAGAACTTGCGGAACTTATCCACAAAGACATTGCTAAAAATTTTAAGTATGCACGGCTATGGAGAAAAGGAGAAGATAAGGTTATTATTGCAGGCAGGGACTTTAAACTTGAAGACAGGGATATTATAGAGGTGCATATATAA
- a CDS encoding response regulator produces the protein MEEKLKKILIIEDEPDNLKVLSMALKSSGYIVFGATNGEDGLEIFREEKPDLVILDVVMPVMDGWEVLRRIKSGLRSRRVPVIMLTAKNADQDKIKGYEFGADFYVTKPYNIKKLLPVIRDMLSK, from the coding sequence ATGGAAGAGAAACTTAAAAAAATATTGATTATTGAAGATGAGCCAGATAATCTCAAAGTTCTTTCTATGGCACTTAAATCATCAGGTTATATTGTATTTGGGGCAACTAACGGAGAAGATGGACTTGAGATATTCAGGGAAGAGAAACCGGACCTCGTTATATTAGATGTAGTAATGCCTGTTATGGATGGATGGGAGGTTTTAAGAAGGATAAAGTCCGGATTAAGAAGCAGGCGTGTTCCTGTAATAATGCTTACAGCAAAAAATGCTGACCAGGATAAAATAAAGGGCTATGAGTTTGGTGCTGATTTCTATGTAACTAAACCGTATAATATAAAAAAACTTCTCCCTGTCATTAGGGATATGTTAAGCAAGTAA
- a CDS encoding MlaD family protein, whose translation MKRDKLSLELRVGIFVVITILLAGIFIVTQATTAKYRGYEIGIMFDYVGGLESGSPVRVSGVRVGEVKQIEILYEAQPKVLAKVKIRSDIKISTGSKITIQTLGLIGEKYIEITPSAEKKYIQPGEIVEGENPLTMEKLIEAGQNMIIGLNGILTDIDSITGDETFRNNIKSVVADASSTIKKVDILMTNLTETSEKVNRIVTANASKIEELINNTNEFMASGKTTMDEIKKFASAGQQAAESFEDIQKAATSFDKLSRDLQEFLWKIQNEGAFARLMKEEEIVDQLKYELQLLSDATLRFTEASGRISEATISLNNIISDVEKGKGTAGKLLRDEELYNNLNDFVKDIKAHPWKLFIRRK comes from the coding sequence ATGAAAAGAGATAAACTTTCTCTTGAACTACGTGTAGGGATATTTGTTGTTATTACAATACTTTTAGCAGGTATATTTATTGTAACACAGGCAACCACAGCAAAATACAGGGGATATGAAATAGGAATAATGTTTGACTATGTTGGAGGTCTTGAAAGTGGTTCTCCTGTCAGGGTAAGTGGTGTGAGGGTAGGAGAAGTAAAACAGATAGAAATCCTTTATGAAGCACAGCCAAAGGTTCTAGCGAAAGTAAAAATCAGGTCGGATATAAAAATCAGTACCGGTAGTAAAATTACCATCCAGACGCTCGGGCTTATTGGAGAAAAATATATTGAAATAACCCCTTCCGCTGAGAAGAAATATATCCAGCCGGGTGAAATAGTAGAAGGGGAAAATCCTCTTACTATGGAAAAACTTATAGAGGCAGGACAGAATATGATTATAGGACTCAACGGTATTCTTACAGATATAGATAGTATAACCGGAGATGAAACATTCAGAAATAATATAAAATCAGTTGTTGCTGACGCATCATCTACGATTAAAAAAGTGGATATCCTTATGACAAACCTTACTGAGACAAGTGAGAAAGTAAACAGAATTGTAACTGCCAATGCTTCTAAAATAGAAGAGTTAATAAACAATACAAACGAGTTTATGGCTTCAGGTAAGACAACAATGGATGAAATTAAAAAATTCGCATCAGCAGGACAACAGGCAGCAGAATCATTTGAAGATATACAAAAAGCCGCTACTTCATTTGACAAACTATCCAGAGATTTACAGGAATTCTTGTGGAAAATCCAAAATGAAGGAGCATTTGCCCGTCTGATGAAAGAAGAAGAGATTGTTGACCAGTTAAAGTATGAACTACAACTTTTATCCGATGCGACATTGAGGTTTACAGAAGCATCTGGCAGAATAAGTGAAGCAACTATTAGTCTTAATAATATCATCTCAGATGTAGAAAAAGGTAAAGGGACAGCAGGAAAATTATTACGGGATGAAGAATTGTATAATAATCTGAATGATTTTGTAAAGGACATAAAGGCACATCCCTGGAAACTCTTTATAAGAAGAAAATAA
- a CDS encoding PIN domain-containing protein: MGVYIIRGFFILLSTLTGYYIIPNARLVGSLTGFLGSLFIVVIEIFIEKIPLKKLLLAIGGLVFGLITAILLAGFFLLIPVEDPKTIIYIRFALYFAFTYLGIMIGLKGVEELGFIFPFLRGVKEQERLLVVDTSVLIDGRIYELAKGGFLDYIIIIPKFVVEELQGLADSSSDMKRQRGKRGLEVLQKLRKDEQLDVKIYDAEYSDIEAVDAKIVKLATDVGAKILTNDSNLAKIAEVQNIEVLNLNMLATLMRPKLMSGEEIPLKIIKEGKEAGQGVGYLEDGTMVVVEDGVRFLGRTIDVIIDSAIQTSTGRIIFAKLK; this comes from the coding sequence ATGGGTGTATATATTATCCGTGGATTTTTCATACTATTGAGTACACTGACAGGATATTACATTATTCCTAATGCAAGACTTGTAGGATCCCTTACAGGATTTTTAGGTTCTCTTTTTATTGTAGTTATTGAGATATTTATTGAGAAGATCCCTCTAAAAAAACTTTTACTTGCAATAGGTGGTTTAGTTTTTGGTCTTATAACAGCCATACTACTGGCAGGTTTTTTTCTCCTTATCCCTGTTGAAGACCCAAAAACAATCATATATATAAGATTTGCTCTCTATTTTGCTTTTACTTATCTCGGTATAATGATAGGACTTAAAGGAGTTGAAGAATTAGGTTTTATTTTCCCTTTTTTGAGAGGGGTTAAAGAACAGGAACGTCTTTTAGTGGTTGATACAAGCGTTCTTATTGATGGCCGTATATACGAACTTGCCAAGGGTGGATTCCTTGACTATATCATAATAATTCCTAAGTTTGTAGTAGAAGAACTTCAGGGACTTGCAGATAGTTCAAGTGATATGAAGAGACAACGTGGAAAGAGAGGACTTGAGGTACTACAAAAACTCAGAAAGGATGAACAGTTAGATGTGAAGATATATGATGCTGAATACTCGGATATTGAAGCGGTTGATGCAAAGATTGTGAAACTTGCAACAGATGTAGGCGCTAAAATACTTACCAATGATTCTAATCTTGCAAAGATAGCAGAGGTTCAAAATATAGAAGTACTCAATCTTAATATGCTTGCAACACTTATGAGGCCTAAACTTATGAGTGGTGAAGAGATACCCCTTAAAATAATAAAAGAAGGAAAAGAAGCCGGACAGGGTGTTGGATACTTAGAAGATGGAACAATGGTAGTTGTTGAAGATGGAGTAAGGTTTTTAGGCAGAACTATAGATGTAATTATTGACAGTGCTATACAGACATCTACAGGAAGGATTATCTTTGCCAAATTAAAATGA
- a CDS encoding single-stranded DNA-binding protein translates to MPGPTLNKVFLIGRLTRDPELRYTTSGQAVASVRMAVNREYVSKEEGKKEDTCFINLVIWGKRAEVWAEYLKKGSLIFVEGRLQYRQWETQESEKRSTVEVIVEDFQFLDKPPAGITEAKEEGTEKEEIEDGSEEKI, encoded by the coding sequence ATGCCAGGACCAACACTTAATAAGGTTTTTCTTATTGGACGGTTAACGAGAGACCCTGAATTGAGATATACTACATCAGGACAGGCAGTTGCATCTGTAAGGATGGCTGTAAATCGTGAATATGTATCAAAAGAAGAGGGAAAGAAAGAAGATACATGTTTTATAAATCTTGTTATATGGGGCAAAAGGGCTGAGGTATGGGCTGAATATCTAAAAAAAGGAAGTTTGATATTTGTTGAAGGACGTCTCCAGTACAGACAGTGGGAGACCCAGGAAAGTGAGAAAAGGTCTACAGTTGAGGTGATAGTGGAAGATTTCCAGTTTTTAGATAAACCACCTGCCGGGATAACAGAAGCAAAAGAAGAAGGTACTGAAAAGGAGGAAATAGAAGATGGCAGTGAAGAAAAAATCTAA
- the radA gene encoding DNA repair protein RadA produces the protein MKKETKVIFSCSECGYQSVRWLGRCPDCGGWNTFIEETLRKKKTGIISTTSSPEKITEIKSEYFSRTQTGIKEFDRVTGGGIVSGSLILLAGEPGVGKSTLLLSIAGRIASTGKKVLYISAEESKNQVKMRAERLGTLSENLYLLSTTEMPSIKHSIDLLNPDFIIVDSVQTVFDPEIPAIPGSVSQVREITSFFLSRAKESSCSIFLVGHITKEGIIAGPKVLEHIVDVVLSFEGEIKSNLRILRATKNRFGSTMEIGVFSMEETGLTEIPEASAIFLPDSKKTLPGAVIFPSQEGSRTILVEIQCLVTPSYYGVPKRSVTGLDYNRISMITAVIEKKLKFNLGTYDVFFNTGGGLKVTEPAVDLAVALSCISSIKDTPPMEKCVVIGEIALTGEIRPVGQIYNRLREALRLGYSKAIIPEGNLKDTKDISLQIYSVMWLKDAVQIFLSL, from the coding sequence ATGAAAAAAGAAACAAAAGTTATCTTTTCATGTTCAGAATGTGGATACCAGTCAGTAAGATGGCTGGGGAGATGTCCTGATTGTGGCGGATGGAATACATTTATAGAAGAAACCCTGAGGAAGAAAAAAACAGGTATTATTTCCACAACTTCTTCTCCTGAGAAAATAACAGAGATAAAGTCCGAATATTTTTCAAGAACACAAACAGGCATAAAAGAGTTTGACAGAGTAACAGGAGGCGGTATTGTATCTGGTAGTTTAATCCTTTTAGCAGGAGAGCCCGGTGTCGGCAAGTCCACTCTGCTTCTGAGTATTGCAGGCAGAATTGCATCCACAGGGAAAAAAGTTCTATATATAAGTGCAGAAGAGTCCAAAAACCAGGTAAAGATGCGGGCAGAACGACTGGGAACATTATCGGAAAATCTATATCTCCTTTCTACAACAGAGATGCCATCAATAAAACACAGTATAGACCTTTTAAACCCTGATTTCATTATAGTGGACTCCGTACAGACCGTCTTTGACCCGGAAATTCCTGCAATCCCCGGTTCTGTAAGTCAGGTTAGAGAAATTACATCATTTTTCCTCAGCCGTGCGAAAGAAAGTAGTTGTTCCATTTTTCTTGTGGGACATATTACAAAGGAAGGAATAATAGCAGGGCCAAAGGTCCTTGAACATATAGTAGATGTTGTCTTAAGTTTTGAAGGAGAGATAAAATCAAACTTAAGGATTTTAAGAGCAACAAAAAACAGGTTCGGTTCCACTATGGAAATAGGTGTCTTTTCTATGGAAGAAACAGGACTTACAGAGATACCTGAAGCATCTGCTATCTTTCTTCCTGATTCTAAAAAAACACTTCCTGGTGCTGTTATCTTTCCCTCACAGGAAGGCTCCAGAACAATACTTGTTGAGATACAGTGTCTGGTTACACCCTCTTATTATGGAGTTCCAAAAAGGTCTGTTACAGGGCTGGACTATAACAGGATATCTATGATTACAGCAGTTATTGAGAAAAAGTTGAAGTTCAATCTCGGTACCTATGATGTATTTTTTAACACAGGTGGCGGACTTAAAGTTACAGAACCAGCGGTTGACCTTGCTGTTGCATTATCCTGTATATCGTCTATAAAAGATACGCCCCCAATGGAAAAGTGTGTGGTGATAGGAGAAATTGCACTTACAGGAGAGATAAGACCTGTAGGGCAGATATATAACAGGTTAAGAGAAGCATTACGTTTAGGATACAGCAAAGCAATAATACCAGAAGGGAATTTAAAAGATACAAAGGATATATCCCTCCAGATATATTCTGTAATGTGGCTGAAAGATGCAGTTCAGATATTCCTTTCTCTATAA
- a CDS encoding ABC transporter permease produces the protein MLTLVKKAGYAVLGYISYFGSLTILTFDAIRKMFSAKKSENIFKHIDSIGINSLPLVAIISIFTGMVLVMETAYTLKRFGAEIYSGGIVSISMIRELGPVFVAIIMAGRVGGAIAAEIGTMKITEQIDAMEILAIDPVSYLVSPRLLAGIISLPSLFLISFFLAIAGAAIIGILIVNIPSGMFFYQTFRFIGIRDLMVGLIKSIVFAFVVIGVASHEGLRAGGGAVGVGKAATISVVISFFLIILWNLILTGFFYFI, from the coding sequence ATGTTAACACTGGTAAAGAAGGCAGGATATGCTGTTTTAGGTTATATCTCCTATTTCGGTTCTCTTACAATACTAACTTTTGATGCTATAAGAAAAATGTTTTCTGCAAAGAAGAGTGAAAACATATTCAAGCATATAGACAGCATAGGTATCAATTCCTTACCCCTCGTTGCCATTATATCTATTTTTACAGGTATGGTACTTGTAATGGAGACCGCATATACACTTAAAAGATTTGGAGCAGAGATTTACTCAGGGGGAATTGTTTCTATATCAATGATAAGAGAACTTGGTCCTGTATTTGTTGCAATTATTATGGCAGGCAGGGTTGGTGGAGCCATAGCAGCAGAGATAGGGACGATGAAAATTACAGAACAGATAGATGCTATGGAAATTCTTGCAATAGACCCTGTATCTTACCTTGTCAGTCCACGACTTCTCGCTGGGATTATTTCACTCCCTTCTCTTTTCCTTATAAGTTTCTTTCTTGCAATAGCAGGAGCAGCAATTATAGGGATATTAATTGTTAATATCCCTTCTGGAATGTTTTTTTATCAGACATTCAGATTTATTGGAATAAGAGACCTTATGGTCGGACTTATAAAGTCCATTGTATTTGCTTTTGTTGTAATAGGAGTGGCTTCTCATGAGGGTTTAAGGGCAGGTGGAGGAGCAGTAGGGGTTGGAAAAGCAGCAACCATATCTGTGGTTATCTCTTTTTTCCTTATCATACTCTGGAATCTGATATTAACTGGATTCTTCTATTTCATATGA